Part of the Leucoraja erinacea ecotype New England unplaced genomic scaffold, Leri_hhj_1 Leri_301S, whole genome shotgun sequence genome is shown below.
GGAAAGCGTTTGTCGATGGTTCGCTTTTAGCAAGATGTTCCTTCTCTTTTTCCTTTCCGTCTCTGCGCGACCTGGCTTCCTGAAGCCACAGAAGTGCTTCATAGTAGCCCAACTTGTCTTTATCCTTCCTTCTTTTTGGTGCATCTTTGGCAATAGCAGACATTAATTTACAACAATCATCAACACGTAACGTGCCACTAAAATCAAATTAAAACCAATTGTTTAAATACTTACAATTTCGCTTACTTCGTATAAACATACATTTCTCATCACTTTAATAACCTTTTGAGTTTGTCGAGCCCATTCTGATTTCCTCCTCGAGAATTACCACTATACTTTTTCCCGTTAAGTCCAACTTGACTGAAGTCCCAAATGTCTTATCTTGGACGACCCCGTTTGTCGCCCGAATAGTCCAACCACTCTTCTCAATTGTCCCCGACAATTCTTTGGTAACCCCGTTACCCGAGTAGTCCAACTACTCTTCTCCTGTCAAGTCCAACTTGACTTCTGAAGTCCCAGACTTCTTTGGCGACCCAGCCGCCGGAGTGGTCGAACTACTCTCTTCAATTGTCCCCGACAACTCTGTATGCCGTCCCGGGTCTCTGAGGAAGGTTACAAAATACAACTCGGCAAAGTCAAAATTACTTAGCTGGGGCCCCACTATCTACGGAACGTTCAGTACTACCTCCGGCGTGTCGGTTGAGCCCCGTCACTCTGCCCCGGTGTCCGTAAGGAACCTTAAAATGAGCGCTCTTGGTTCCCCTGAAAACCGGCAACAGAGGTATTGGGGCGCCAATTATGTTAGAAATTTTCCAACAAAGACTATTACAAAAACGGAGGTAGAAACTGAACGAACTTTATTGTGAGAGAGAATCACACAGAGCCCAAGTGTCTGTGGAAGTCCTGTCTGAGCTAATGCTGAAAACCAtctcttttatacattgatttagacaaaaaaacatccagacaaatggtaatgaacaaggacactcagaattcaaagggaataacatttagctgtGGAAAGTTACACAGGAGCAAGATTAGCCGTTCTGCAAGTTATGTGATAGACTCTTAATCTCTTGACCGAGACCTGTCAATCACTTGTGCCCTAGGCAGTTTCGGTAAACAATCTTGTGCAGACACAGATAGAATACACAAGGAATAGTTACATAACTTTTTCCATCAGGTTACCGCTcaaattccgattaaatctttaccgcttcaccttgaatctattgGTCCTCGAtgccccgactctgggcaagagattctgtgcatctacccgacccgttcctctcattatttttaaCACCTCTGTACAATCACCGCTCATCCTcgtgcgctctaaggaatagcgacccagcctactcaatctccccCATAAGCTCAGACCCCCTAGCCCTAGCAGCATCCGCGTAAATCTTCACTCATTGGCTGCCAGAGTCTAGGGGTCGGTGCTGtggccgctgctcttcacgttgtatatcaatgatttggatgagggaattgaatgtttGGTGCGAAGTCTGGTGATGCTGCGAAGGTCggtggaggggcagatagtgtagagaaagcagcgaCTCTGCCGAAGGATTTGGGCATATTTGGAAAGTAGGCAAagacatggcagatggaatatggcGCAGCAAAATGCGGAGACCGGCATTTTGATAGTTAGGAATCTATCGAAGATTGatttctaaatgaggagagaaTTTTGAAATCTGAGGTACAAATGGACTCGGGAATGCTgatacaggattcccaaaaatatattttgcaattCGAATTGATATTAAGGCAGTAAAATGTAATGCAAGCATTTGTTTGGGGAAGACATGAAATGGCCATTTCCTCCTCATCCAATCCATAACTTCCCTCCCTTGAGCGTGAATGGTCCTCCCCTCTTCCCGCCTCCACTCGTATAATTTATGTATAGTTGAAACACATGGGATTTTTCATATTCCCAGTGGCCAAGGACATTTGACCTTCCCGATTCCCTATCTAAGCGCTTTGTTCCTTTTTGTAAATTCCATCGGGTCCCCGTCCCATCTCAACTTCCTAAAACTTACTTGTATTTCCTTTtaggtaggaatgaactgcagatgctggtgtaccgccgaagatagacacaaaatgctagaatagcagcggtcagaaagcatctctggagaaaaggaataggtgacgtttgcggTCGAGACCCAGATTCAGACTCATCAGTTTCCTTCAAgtgtatggtacacaaaaatgctggagaaactcagcgggtgcagcagcatctatggagcgaaggaaataggcgacgtttcgggccgaaacccttcttcaaactgatggtacAGTCCTTCAAGTGCATTTtgtttttcagagatacagcgcgaaaagagTCCCGTCGGCTGGCCGAGCGTGCGGCGACCAGCAATTCCCCTACCTCAACATTATTCTATACACTAGTGTCAATTTACAGGCGCCAAATTAACGTGCGAACCTGtaagactttggagtgtgggtggaaaccggagcacgctggGAAAACCGACGCgatgacagggagaacatacaaactccgtgcagataagcaccagtagtcagaatcgaacccgtgtctctggcgctgtaaagcaccaGCTGTAACGGGAATGCTGATACAGGATTCAGAAAAatgtaatttgcaagtcgaattgatAGTAAGGCAGGAAATTGCAATACAAACATTTATTTGGGGAGGACAAGAATATTAAAAAAACGGATGTAATATTGAGGGTTGAAAAGGCACTTGTGAtcgcatttggggtattgtgaccAATTTGGGACCCCATATCTAAGGACTGGTGTGCTGGCGTTGGAAAGGGTATGGAGGATGATTATGAGAATGATCACAGCACCGATTTGGGTTCACGTATGATAAACGTTTGACGAcactgtgcctgtactcgctggagtgcagaaggaagaGGCGAGAACCTGACTGAAATAAATGGGTTCCACAGACTATCGcgtgaaggcaggggaatggggccacgattaaatggcggagtaagctagagtcatagagtgatacagtgtggaaacagttaccccagtcccacctgcgtgcacttggtccatatcactccaaacctgtcctatccatgtagctgtgtaACTATTTCTTGAACGTTGGGACAGTACCAGCATCAACTagctcctcgggcagcttgtaccgtacacccaccagcctttgtgtgaaaacgttcgcTTTCAGATTGCTtttgaaatattttccccttcaccttgtacttatgtcctctggtcctcgattcccctactttgggcaagagacagtAAGAAACAATGATCTTTGGTAAGaaatgtgggagaactgggaaggacccattatctgttatttgcacttggtcagtttatttattcatgtgtgtatatatttatataatggtatatggacacactgatctgttttgtagtaaatgcctgctatgttctgtgtgctgaagcaaagcaagaatgtcattgtcctatcagggacacatgacaataaactcacttgaacttgaacttgaagggggaggggagcgagagagagggaaagcaagggttatttgaagttagagacgtcaatgttcatagcgcATGGGGTGTGAACTACCGAagcaaagtatgaggtgctgttcctccaatttgcgttgggcctcactctgacaatggaggagggccaggacagaaaggtcagattgggaatgtgagggggtgttaaagtgctgagcaaccgggagatcaggtaggtttcggCGGACTGAAATGGGAGATCGACTGTCGGAACCTAAAGGCCGggttgggtccgaactgggaaTTCTGGAATCAGAGCTGGAATCCGCGAAGTAAAACAAGAGGCGCACGCAAGACCCGAGAAAATAAAGGGGGCTGTGGTAACGTGATTTGATAGTTTATTGTGGAACGCCGAGGTTGAAGATAGACTTGATGGAGGTACAAACATTATGAGAgttatgcccctatcccacttatgcccctgtcccacttaggaaatctgaatggaaaactctggagactttgcgccccacccaaggtttccgtgcgcttcgcggaggtttttgtcagtctccctacctgcttccactacctgcaacctccggcaaccacctgcttccactacctgcaacctccgggaaccgcacggaaaccttggatggggcgcaagtctccagaggtttccgttcaggtttcctatgtgggacaggggcataataagaGATAGGGTAGAGAGACACAGCAGGTTTCCCATGGTGTAAATGTGTAACCCCAGAGGGGTAGCTATGAAATAAAAGGAGGACATTTTAACGAAGATGTGCTACGTAGTTTCTTCGACCCGCCTATTGGAAAGGCTTTTCAATAGACGCGTCGAAGTGCCGtgagtagagggatatggatcatgtcctgGCAGATGAGATAAGTgtaacttggcagcatgttcggcGCAAATCCTGTGGGCCGCTGcatccgttcctgtgctgtactgtggtaTGTTCTGTGGTCTATGAACACTGGAGTATCTCCCATTGTCGGCGCCCGGTCAGCCCGCTCCATCAGCACAAGGAGTTTCAATGACTGGAACGTTGTGGTCCTTGGACCCCCGTGCTCTTTCAAGAAACAGATTGCCTCCCCCAATGACCAATCCCCATCTTTACAATCATCCCCATCCCGAGATACATCAGTGTGACGATTTGTGAGAGGCGATGATTTACGATGCCTGGACTCGTAGGATTcagatttaaaatgtttggagtaAAGACAGTTGTGTAATGTTCCCTGTGGATGTATATGATCCCATGAGCGGCATAGATAGAGTTAATGCACAGAAACCTTCAGCACCAAAgatgaatcaaaaactagagggcataggatcaagatgagaggggaacgagttatatgaatctgaggggacatattccggtgggcggcgcgactgacGTCGCAGCggtctctgcagtccgtctgtctttttgttattttgtgtCCCGTTTTACTGtagctttaattttatttttgatggggtatgtgtgtgtggggggggggcttttaaaatctttccctgcaccttttccctgtcgggtctccgttgtcattggtgctgcaacgtggagcggcctccagcaggaacgacctggggctccagtcacggagcagcggacctactcaccatcacggagctggccgagttcggagcgggtggagcatgGTGGcgtgctgctgcgacccgaccctcggagattcggaggctccaaccgcaggtccggtggacattAATATCGGGAGccagcgggtccctgctgggagaccgcttttcggggcttccgcaacggcgacttctcccgcccgagtcgcggggtcgaggagtacctggagcggggcctgacatcgcccggcgcggcttcaacggctgcggaaCTTTGctggcgcccgccgggggctccaacaacaagacccggagcgcggccttgcatcgcccggcgcggcgttaatggctgcgggacaattgccatcgcccgccgggggctttgactctgacatcgggaggggaatggggagtgcaggggagagataagtttttttgccttccatcacagcgaggaggaaatgcgctgtgatggatgtctatgtaaattgtgttgtgtcttgggtctttttttcttgtgtgtatgactgcagaaacaacatttcatttgagcctctatgaggttcaagtgacaaataaattgtattgttgtattgtacatATATCTCTCAGgcggtggtgggtacatggaacgaggttCCAGGTTAtctagtagaggcaggtacagtagCATTTAAAGGATATGTATGCAGTTTCGTGTCGAAGAATTGGATAGAATGATATtcgccaaacgtgggcaaattggATGATCAGAGATGAGGCGGCATGgtgggcatgaacaagttgggccgaagggtctgcttccacggTATGAAACTATAGACATTAAGCAATTGGGCCTTTGCGAAGGACGCAATAGCAAATtatgtctcaaatatatttaatttcatGAATTAGATATACACCAGTATTAAAAATAACTAATCTTTCCAGATATACAACAAAATTCACTCTTCCTCTTCCGCCTTCTTGTCCAGATCCGCCGAATCGATGCCCACTTCCTCGTAGTCCTTCTCCAGCGACGCCATGTCCTCCCGCGCGTCCTGGAACTCTCCTTCCTCCAGACCCTCTCCCACGTACCAGTGGACAAAGGCCCGCTTGGCGTACATCTTGTCGAACTTGAGGTTCATGCGGGTCCAGGCCATGGAGACGGCGGTGGTGTTGCTCAGCATGCAGACGGCTCGTTGCACCTTGGCCAGGTCGCCCCCCGGAACCACTGTCGGGGGCTGGTAGTTGATGCCCACCTGcgggggagagaaagaagagacTCATAGAAACTTTCAATAGTATCCATTGCGAGCTAAATGTTAAGAAACCTGGGCCACCGTTCAGGAAGGTTCTCGTCTGTTCTGGATGTGGTAGATATCACAATACAGTGTGGAACCGCGGGTTGGATCAAGCTTATGTTGCGTGGATTGGTTTACAATCTACACCTACCTTGAACCCCGTCGGGCACCAGTCCACGAACTGGATGGAGCGCTTGGTCTTGATGGTGGCGATGGAGGCGTTGACGTCCTTGGGCACCACGTCCCCGCGGTACATCATGCAGCACGCCATGTATTTGCCCTGGCGGGGGTCGCACTTGAGCATCTGGTTGGCCGGCTCGAAACAGGCGTTGGTGATCTCCGACACGGACAGTTGCTCGTGGTAAGCCTTCTCGGCCGAGATCAGGGGCGCGTAGGTCACCAGCGGGAAGTGAATGCGCGGGTAGGGGACCAGGTTGGTCTGGAGCTCGAGCAGGTCCACGTTGAGGGCGCCGTCGAAGCGCAGCGAGGCGGTGATGGACGACACTACCTGCCCCAGCAGGCGGTTGAGGTTGGTGTAGGTGGGGCGCTCGATGTCCAGGTTCCGCCGGCAGATGTCGTAAATAGCCTCGTTGTCCAGCATGAAGGAGCAGTCGGAGTGCTCCAGGGTGCAGTGGGTGACCAGCACCGCGTTGTAGGGCTCGACCACGGCGGTGGAGATCTGCGGCGCCGGGTAGACGGAAAACTCCAGCTTGGATTTCTTGCCGTAGTCGACGGAGAGTCTCTCCATGAGGAGGGAGGTGAAGCCCGAGCCGGTGCCGCCCCCAAAACTGTGGAAGATGAGGAACCCCTGCAGTCCGGTGCACTGGTCGGCCTGTGGGCAGATAAAGCggagagcattgagaaggagaaaggtggggtgagtgtgagtgttgcAGGAGTAAACTGACCCTCTGGAGAGGTGTCTAACGTCTGTGGTCCCACCCTAACAACTGTAATTTGTGTGTAACATCTGGAGatggaaagttgagagagaatattctgagggataggtcaTTCATGAAGTGCGGAATTGCCGCGGGCGAACCAGGAGCGCCAGATCGTTGAATAACGGGCGCTGGTTCACAGTTGGATTCGGTTCCACAACCTACCAGTTTCCGGATGCGATCCAGGACCAGGTCGACGATCTCCTTGCCGATGGAGCAGTGGCCCCGGGCGTAGTTGTTGGCCGCGTCCTCCTTGCCGGTGATCAGCTGTTCGGGGTGGAAGAGCTGCCGGTATGTGCCGGTCCGCACTTCATCTACAGGGGAGCAAACAGAAAACAGAGAATGAACTGGTTCATTAAAAACGGGTTCACACGCCACTCGGCAAACGCCGCGGGGAAGGTTTCAGACAAGCCCAACATGTCAGGACTCTCCCCTGCTTCACCTTACCGATCACCGTGGGCTCCAGATCAATGAACACGGCCCGGGGGACGTGCTTGCCCGCTCCGGTCTCGCTGAAGAAGGTGTTGAAGGAGTCGTCGCCGCCCCCGATGGTCTTGTCGCTGGGCATCTGTCCATCCGGCTGGATCCCGTGCTCCAGGCAATAGAGCTCCCAGCAAGCATTGCCGACCTGAACTCCGGCCTGGCCGATGTGGATGGAGATACACTCACGctggagatagagagaaagagggcGTGGGTCGGTGGAAAGGGGGAAGAGATGATTATGTTATTCCCACGGATATCGGTTCCGAGTGCTAACATTTCCCCAACGCCACACCACAGTGTGCGACCGGATCAACGCGTTTACCCAGCGTGGTCAACGCGGAAAAACTCTCCACCCATGGGCATTTGTTCCAGGTTCTCTGGAGTTATCCCGGCTCTCCCCATCACCGGTTTCACACGACGCCCCGCCGCCCAGTCCCGGGATCACCCACCATGATGTCCCTTTCAGTCTCTCAGCTCCAGACAATGTGTCGCATTCGCCGAACGCGTCCCTTTTATACCCCGCCCCAATAGAACGTTCATACACCCGGGCCGCGCTGTGATTGGCCGCCAGCGACCCGTGGAACGCGGAGACAAAGGCAAAGAGAACGCCGATTGGTTCTCAGCGCGAGTGACGTAACAGAGGCGACCTGTTCTTCGAACGGCGCAAAGAACCGTCGGCATCTCGGCGTCACAACTGAAGATCATTGGGCGTTTCAATAGTCGCGtcaaccccctgtcccactttggaaacccgaacggaaacctctggagactttgcgcccacccaacgtttccgtgcggttcccggaggtttttgtcagtctccctactagaatttagaagattgaggggggatcttcgaGAAACTTATAGAACTTatagaaagacattcttgccatagagggtgtacagaaaaggttcaccagtctgattcctgggaagtcaggactttcatatgaataaagactggatagactcggctcgtactcgctagaatttagaagattcaggggggatcttatagaaacttacaaaattcttaaggggttggacaggctagatgcaggaagattgttcccgatgcaggggaagtccagaacaaggggtcacagtttaaggataagggggaaatcttttaggaccgagatgagaaaaacatttttcacacagagagtgttgaatctcgggaattctctgccacatatgtggttgaggccagttcattggctatatttaaaagggggttagatgtggcccctgtggctaaaggtatcagggggtatggagagaaggcaggtacaggatactgagttggatggtcagccatgatcatattgaatggcggtgcaggctcgatgggacgaatggcccactcgtgcacctattttctatgtttctttgttaccTGCTTctattacctgcaacctccggcaaccacctgcaacctctgggaaccgcacggaaactttgggtggggcgcaaagtctccagcagtttccgttcaggtttcctaagtgggacaggggcataactatctcctcgaccccccccccccccactcccactgtTACCTCAATTCCTCACTCCTCTCTAGTCCTCCATGCCCTCACTCCCTTCTACCAGTTCCTCCACTCACTCCTCCCACCTCCTGTTCTTTCACTCTCAcgtcactccctccttccctgcCTGCACCCCaagcctggtcactccctcttcctctACCCCACTGTGATCCCTCATCCCCCTACTCTTCTCTAGCGCAGCTCATGTTGAGTAAGTCACACGTACTCAGGTACAACAGTATTTACTGAGTAACACATACAACACTCAGCAGCATATCAATTCTACCGTGCTGCATCACCAACTAACAGCACCAACTAACAGCACATGTCGGCTTGTGATAATATGAATGGTGTAGTAATAGGCGGAGCTTATATTAATAAATCattacattggttagtaagtaatgtaaccaatctacatctttccttgtaagaATAATAAGAATAAAAAGTGAAACACGACTACAATAAAGTGAtataggtaagtaagtaagtaagtaagtacattttatttatatagcacgtttaaatcaactcgcgttgaaaccaaagtgctttacatagcaatgttacaaaattttgagatttaaaaaatcaagtctgcaatttatcccatcagataaagcataaaaagaagattaatttgacacctaattcactttcatatcttcggtattaaaaaaagttgtggccttttcatactcggaaattagcaacttgttccctattgcttttccattaacttaacacaaaagctgtgatcaaggacagtcaaaagcccataactttcttaaaattaagagaactgaaatacattttcagctattatagattgaagcattccgaaacaaatattaaacaatcttacttggatgtcctgcaattaaagcatagaattagttagttacccaattgtagctaattacaaaattcaattactagatctaaacatctacccatttcttaagaaaagattgacatttttaaatagcctaagtgtccaaataacattcacacaataattcacaatataacatgatttttaaatctcattgtcatgaatttatgggccaaatggaaggtatttaatgtttaattcccgtaaatgaatggccatttaaatcatcttgcgagtgggtttttgaggaacgcgatcgattggaacgttgtggCTGTAGTGAATTTAAAGCCCATATCGgcagaaaaatactgccggttcgtatgggtcctaaatcaccgtttcgcaacgtaacATGTGGATTAAAGGCATCATAAGAAGCATttatatacataaaataaacggctttcctttacctgtcccgtacttgaaatccgtccccgttgtcggcgttgacgggtttagaaactgatttttaaattactccagtgctgaaattgtcgggcgattaaaaaaaaaatcgcagaACGGCGTCGGTACAATTCTTCATCAAAAGCTTGCACaccgagaaaatatatccaggaagaagaagaaaacccatttaccccccccccccccccccccccccccccccccccccaaaggcgccaaagtcgcgcacacggccagtggcagaactgcagcaccgctgaaggtgagttttgtaacatacctacatcacatcaaagaaataataaaataaatacgtttccgtacatccatagaaaaattaaaaatcagaaaaatgacaaaaacacattatagaattcaacaagaacgtcccccccacaacagattcaaaaatttccactgcGGGGAAAGGCAACGAAAAGGTAAGTcctctcttcctctgtgaaacacctcaggtcggggcctatttgtgccctccacagccagtccgatgttttcaggtccCCTTTGCCGGAAAGCTGAAACTCCGGCGTTGGgtaaacactcctcagcggcttggaaatgtcaaaagcggccgctccctccccggagactgcggcACCCGGTCTGGAGCTCCAACTCTGACAATCTCAGATCCCCGCCTTCGCGGtgttccaaatccagcgccgcccgcggctggacgctccgcaaccacagctcgTCGATGTAGGAGTCGGCGGTCaccgcactccggagcttaccgcacggcgacccggtaaggcatcgcccctgTCCGTGttagtatcccagcgctgtgccgccgcccaagctgtagtcccggcctgtcccgacaggaaacgccgatCCAGTTCCGAAGGTAgaccgcgaggaaggggcgaagaagcagctcagaGGGAAGCCGCCTCTTCGACCAGGTATGGACTAGAAAATAAAgttcccccttcccattcccgacccaccacataaaagacctccaactaacatttgtTTTTTGTCAGGACTAATATATGACAGGATATATATGTATAAGCCCGTTACTAGATGCTGACTGGTTAAGAATGTGACCGAAAATACTAATAGCGCATACAAGGGAATTCAGGTGGTTCAAACAAAGTCTTTGTATTTAAGGGTCGGCCTACAAACCCGTCCCGTGCGCGTACGGTACAGATCCGCACCTCCTCCCTTCACCGGCGAGAGTGTCGGGGTCCCGTGCGGCGGGGGCATTGGGGAACTGGGGGACAAACACAGTGAGGCAGGCGAGCGGGGCACCGAGTGTGGTGGTGAGGGAGCTGGAGACACAACCAGGGGTAGGTCTGCAGCTGCAGCTCGTGAGGGAAGAGAAAGTCTGTCAGTAGATGGGTAGATCGGTGGCGTAGCATCAGGATACGAGACATCGCCATTGGGCCTGATTCCGCCAACGCTAAATGCCAGCAAAAACGGCGCAGGCCACTGCCTTTGGGAAGTAAAATGGcgatgtgaaaatgacagaacaaagcagatgctcaagatatgcaataaaattgAGTAAGGGATGGAAGGGATATAAAataaaaagagaagaagtacaatgaAACAAAGATGAGCGGGTAGCAAGAGGAATgggaaatgtttaaagagcaacagaagataaccaaaaaggcaaaatggggagaaaagatgaggtacgaaggaaagctagccaagaatataaaggagggtagtaaaagcttctttatgtaagtgaagagaaaaaaaagttgccaAAGTGTACCTTGAATTTGTTTAATAACATCCTTCGGAACAGAATTGCTTCTACCAGATCCTCTTTCATTGAAGCCCTTAAATcttcaattaattaaattaattattttcagtgCGGAGAACAGTCTTTCCATGCCGACCTGAGTTGGAGGTGTGGCTGTTACTATCATAGCTGCAAAATTTTACTATTTGAGGCTGTAGGGATGACGggggattatagaccagttagcctgacagcggtggtgggaagatgctggagtcaattattaaagtagTAATAACAGCAAATTTTGGATagcagaggaaaacattagttaacacCAAagctggacccttgaagactgaaaaaggtgaatttattatggggaacaaggaaatgtcagatgagttgaacaggtactttggatacaTCTTCATTAAGcacgacacaaacaatcttcctgatgtactagtgggcaGAGGATCTGGTGTCTagtgaactgaaggaaatccacatgagGCAGGATATGGTGTTGGCTAGACTGATgtgactgaaagctgataaatccacagggcctgatggtctgcatcccaggatacttaaggaagtggctctagaaatcgtggacgcattggtgaccattttccaatgttctatagattcaggatccgttcctgtgggttggaggattgctaatgttatcccacttcttaagaaaggcgggagagagaaatcagggaattatagaccagttagcctgacatcggtggtggggaagatgttggagtcaattataaaagatgaaatagcggcacatttgcatagcagtaaccggatcggtccgagtcagcatggatttacgaaggggaaatcatgtttgactaatcttctggaattttttgaggatgtaactcggaaaatggataagggagagccagtgg
Proteins encoded:
- the LOC129693456 gene encoding tubulin alpha chain-like, which codes for MRECISIHIGQAGVQVGNACWELYCLEHGIQPDGQMPSDKTIGGGDDSFNTFFSETGAGKHVPRAVFIDLEPTVIDEVRTGTYRQLFHPEQLITGKEDAANNYARGHCSIGKEIVDLVLDRIRKLVGSVYSCNTHTHPTFLLLNALRFICPQADQCTGLQGFLIFHSFGGGTGSGFTSLLMERLSVDYGKKSKLEFSVYPAPQISTAVVEPYNAVLVTHCTLEHSDCSFMLDNEAIYDICRRNLDIERPTYTNLNRLLGQVVSSITASLRFDGALNVDLLELQTNLVPYPRIHFPLVTYAPLISAEKAYHEQLSVSEITNACFEPANQMLKCDPRQGKYMACCMMYRGDVVPKDVNASIATIKTKRSIQFVDWCPTGFKVGINYQPPTVVPGGDLAKVQRAVCMLSNTTAVSMAWTRMNLKFDKMYAKRAFVHWYVGEGLEEGEFQDAREDMASLEKDYEEVGIDSADLDKKAEEEE